The genomic segment CAAGTCTAACAACTTCAACATGTCTCAACAGCTTGGTAATCACGTGACGACAAGAAAAGTACACAGAGCAATAAATAAAGTCAAGGAAAATAAATTGAAGCGTGAACTGTTTGGAATGGACACGCCTGTGAGCGTCGGGGCAGCAAAAACaaggcagtgttgcctaaaataaaAAGCTGGAAAGCTTCTTATGCAACAAACACGGTGCCGGAACATTCAGCGCACTTTCACAAGTGTGCAAGCCTTCAAGTTGCAGCGAGTCAAGCACATGTATGTGCCTCTTGTGTTTGGGTACACAGCAAATTTACATATTTATAACTGATAAATAACATGTTTGTTTAGaaaacatgaatgctactgcacTGAAAATGATTCTAAAAAACAAGGGTGAGATGAAATGATACTTACACACTAGTCAGGGTTGTAGGTGGGCATCATGTGGCCGGTGTGCTTGATCGGGAGGATGGGACAGCTTTAGTGTCTCAGTGGAGGACTTTCACTGATAATCAGGAAAGGACGTCGGCAGCACTCGTCTTGGGGATTAACTGAGGCCACATATAGCCCAGCTGAGCACTGTTATCCCCAGAAAGGCCGCCAGTGGTCACCTGAGCGAGAGACTACAAGCCACACACGACCTAGGACAGGGGAATACATTTGTCTCCATTCACACAATTGCATACTGATTCACACCACATAGAAGAATCAGTTAAGTTAaggtaaagtcccaacgattgtcacacacacactgggtgtggtgaaatgtgtcctctgcatctgacccatccccatgttcaccccctgggaggtgaggggagcagtgagcagcaggtgATTTAACCTGGAGCATCCACAACATAAAAATAGAACTATGTCACAAATTCTCCCTATACAAAGCTATCAACAACAATGTTCCACTGCAGCCCTGTGGGTGGCAGTAATGTAGATgacaaagtgttaaaaaaacaatCTGCATAGTATTGTTTTGCACTTTATGGAATTCAAAACGGAAAGAATGTGCAAAATATGCAAGAGCAGACAAAAAGAGAACCATCCTGAAAAACTTGATCTGCATGCAAAAGGAACATGTTACCCACAGGTTATTTACtaaaaattaagtatttttttccTTCTGCTAATTAAAACCGGTAACATTCCTCCAGACTAGCTCATACTTGTTTTACTTCACATGGCAATGGTTCTATTCTGACAGACTGTCACTTTACGTCACATAAATGAAACCCTTTTCTAACCCTTTTTCACAAGTTTTCTTCAAACTGGAGCACGACTGTTTTGGGTGGTATGCAACCTGAGTATACACGCAAGCAAGCAAGTCAAGGTCAGGGAGGTTTTATTTTTACAGCACTTTTCAGCACACTTGTCATACATAATAACGCTGTTTAAATATCATGTAAATGATTAAGACCAATAAATATGCTGTTAATGAAAGCACATTACTCCACAAGAAagaaaaataagcaatatttcctGAGATGTTGATGAAACTGTCCATACAATTGTCCACAGTCATTCCATGATAGACTTCAAACTGTAGTCACATTATTAGGAATTACATTGTTGTCAACAATGGCCTTACAGAATTACCACAATTATTCAACTTTGCACCACCTCAAAATACATTTTACTCAACAGACACCATCTCATGATAATTGCAAAACACTACTGTGTTGGCATCCCTTTAGACTTTAGGAAAATGCGAGTGCAGGCTAATTTGACAGCATTTGTCCAAAAGGACAAAGTGACAACCTGTTGGACACGTTACTGTGACGACTCCAAGGACTGTTGCAGCCTTACCGCACCTCTTTTAATCTGCTCATAGCTCATAAACATAACGATGTTCCATGAGCCCAAGCGTAGAAACGAAGCCATGAATCTAAAAAAACacgacacaaatgaaatgaaatcaAATTGTAACTTACACTAGTGCGCAGCCACATACCCTTTATAGAAAGCTAAGGGCCCCTCTTTGACCAGCATGGTGAAGGCACAGTTGATGGCGCCGCTGTACTGGCCCGGCACAGAGTTCATGTAGCGCGTTTTGATTACGTCGACCGGGGATGCCACGATGGTGGTGCAGAACCCTGCGGCGAAGGCTGCTGTAAAGTGGCACGGCATATTGTCTGGGGGGGGgtacaaataaatgtaaaaaagctATAGACGTTATATGGCCCATGTGCCGCAGGTTGCCcacacttattttagaaaattaACTACATATCTGCGGCAGACAGCCAAATGTTTTTTACCCTGTGGGGAAAAGCTGGTTGGCAAAAAACACATTCGATATTTCCGACCTTTGATTTCACAGAAGAGTGTTTGTACTTGCCTGTCATCAGCTTGTATTGCAGGATACGCTCTTTGATGATGTCATAGGTCACCATCTCGCAGCAGTTGACAATGGCGTTGCGGGTTATATTCGGCAGACAACCTGCAGGGACAGGCAATAATCAACACAATACTCTTTAATTTCGGATGCccacaaaaagtattttatgtATCACCTTTATTccaaaatttaattaatttcccCCTATTGAAAATCTGCAGACACcggccataatgacaatgtggaaaacatatttttgatACGTTTGCCAAAgtaaaaaaagtggaaaaaagaACAACTTTACATGCAATCACACGAATTGAGCTCAGGTGCTTCCTTTTACCATCTTATTCAGTTGATAGGACATTtattggaaaggcacacaccggTCTTGCAGTTGACAGCGCATGTCAGAGCATAAACGAAGCGCGACGtcaaaggaattgtctgtagatcTCGCAGGCCGGACTGTCAAATGGTACTCAAATCTAGACAAGCgagaaaaatgcttgtcaatgaGCACAATGGCCTCTATAAATGGAAGAAGATCAGGAATATGAGGACTCTTCTTGTAGTGGGCCCGCCATCTACAGTGAGTGGGATTACGGAAGAAAGGCCTTATTAAGGGATGTGGACCAggaactaggggtgtgggaaaaaatcgattaaaattcaAATCGcggttctcacgttgtgcgattcagtatcgattctcatttttcaaaaattgattttattttttatattttttaattaatcaatccaacaaaacaatacacagcaataccataacaatgcaatccaattccaaaaccaaacccggcccagcaacactcagaacagcaataaacagagcaattgagaggagacacaaacacgacacagaacaatccaaaagtagtgaaacaaaaatgaatattatcaacaacagtatcaatattagttacaatttcaacatagcagtgattaaagatccttcattgacattatcattagacatttataaaaaaaacaaataaataaaaatgaacaatagtgtggggcagcacggtggaagaggggttagtgcatctgcctcacaatacgaaggtactgagtagtctggggttcaatcccaggctcgggatctttctgtgtggagtttgcatgttctccccgtgactgcgtgggttccctccgggtactccggcttcctcccacctccaaagacatgcacctgggggtaagttgattggcaacactaaattggccctagtgtgtgaatgtgagtgtgaatattgtctgtctatctgtgttggccctgcgatgaagtggcgacttgtccagggtgtaaggatgtcccgatccaggtttttgcacttccgatccgataccgataccgaccgataccgatactgaccgatactggcctatccgagcatgtattaaagtttaaagttatttagcctacttagttgtcagaatcatgttgaaaagggttttagtactcttgataacaactagccagctgaattaggggagtttgaataatacacaatggttggtaacaagaaactgacctgtttattcaaggataaacacaaaatagacaaaattatacatgacaaacagaaatggcatcattgaactagggctgggcgatatggcctttttttaatattgggatattttaaggccatattgcgatacacaatatatatctcgatattttgccttagacttgaatgaacacttgatgcatataatcacagcagtatgatgattctatgtgttttgattgattgattgagacttttattagtaggttgcacagtgaagtacatactccgtacaattgaccactaaatggtaacacccgaataagtttttcaacttgtttaagtcggggtccacttaaattgattcatgatacagatatatactatcagatatactatcatcataatacagtcatcacacaagataatcacattgaattatttacattatttataatccagggtgtgaaggggggcgccggatgtaagtgtcaaaaagacagccaaaagagtttgatatgagaataaatctaaagttaaaatatagggtagaaatgcacccatttgcaggaaatgtagtcttgattttcaaaattttctttcaaagcttgcatgtctacattaaaacattcttcttcatactgcattaatatatgctacttttaaactttcatgcagagaaggaaatcacaactaaaaaaatcactaattttttcatacggtgttgatgtggaaatgtttgcctcggcattttgatggtgtgggcgtgtggcaccgaatggagataagcgtctcgacagacgttacaatatttgaacaatgatgacgaaaactgttttctctgtcgtgtccgtgtgtcgaaaattgttatgtgcttatttttttatttgattttgtgcgtggcatataattgctatgcgcagaggacgcttaaacagtgcgcaattgcacaggcgcgcaccttagagggagcgttggtcacacggctgcgctggcatcacagctaacgttagccatgctgctacctctctgctcggggaggacatatacgtatgtgacgtgtgtcgtgacagtatgtgacgtgtgtaagaaggtgcgcttgctgtctgtgagagggagacacaggaaagagtgagaagagcctgtcgtgtaatgccagcagctaaaagcaactgcgtgagaattcacagacctgtggatgtgttgaaggtgggctggaaaatgcggaacggagattagggagcagcagaaaagtggaatgtattatttaaatcggtgcgttggaaaacacggaccggagttttttttaaaactggatctggatcggcattttcccatgccttgccgatacgcaatttttggcaaatatcggcagccgatccgatccaaatatcggatcgggacatccctaccagggtgtaccccgccttccgcccgattgtagctgagataggctccagcgccccccgcgaccctaaagggaataagcggtagaaaatggatggatggatggaacaatagtgtcacaatggcttacacttgcatcacatctcataagcttgacaacacactgtgtccaatattttcacaaaggtaaaataagtcatatttttggttcatttaatagttgaaacaaatgtacattaatgcaatcagttgataaaacattgtcctttacaattataaaagctttttacaaaaatctacgacTCTGCTTGGATGTCAGCAGACTggtgtagatcctgctgaaatcctatgtattgaatgaatagagaatcgttttgaatcggaaaaatatcgtttttgaatcgagaatcgcattgaatcgaaaaaaaaaaaatcgatttataattgaattgtgaccccaagaatcgatattgaatcgaatcgtgggacacccaaagattcgcagcccgacCAGGAACCCAAAAATCTCTATATGACAGCGCTCCAAAGTTCCTTTTAGCgatgcactgaaatgaaaatttGTGTACAAAACCGAAAACAAGGGAACCAAGGCTGAAAACCGCGAAAAATCGAACAAAGTTATTATGTCAATTATTATTACCACTGCATTTATGGCTATGACTGTGTACTAACCTCACTAAACACAAATTAATGTGTAACCTTGAAAGTATAAAACAATCTTAAaatgatgtattttttaaatttaccaCTGATTTTACATTAATacattatattaaaaataataattacgttCATGCCAACACGCTAGGGGGCACTTTCCTTTTCTGTGTGGTGTTATTGACGTGATCAGAATGGCGATAGGAAGGTTTGGTCTTTAGGTGATTAAACCTGATGTCGAGCACGTCTTCCGAGAAGATCCCCCTCTTGATATTTCCCCATTGCACATTTTGAATATTGCTGGTCTTTCTCAAATATATTGaagtacgttcacactgcaggcgcAGACATAATACCCCCACTCCAGACAAGCCCAGCATCCAGTTTTGGCAATGTTGATTCGGTGATAAAagtattttgtctgaaaatttggTGCATCCCTAGTTCCTAAGTGGAGTGAGAAGAATATTCTAGAAGGAcatccatctctgcagcaatccaccaatcatttctaaatggtagagtggccaggtaGAAGTCACTCTTCAGTAAAAGGCACATGAGAGCCTACCTGGAGTTTATAAAAGGTGCTTGAagtactctcagaccatgagaaaatgTATTATCTGGTCGGATAGGGCAAAGATGGACAATAGCATCCCTGcagtaaagcatggtggtggcagcaacaGGAACAGTGAATGTTAGAGGGGCAGATAAAGGGAGCGATGCATCCAGAGAGCTCTACACCTCAGATTGGGATGACATCATTTTTTCAGCAGAACAACAATCTTAATTACAGAGCCAAGATATAAAAAAGTGGCTTCAGGGCAACTCCCAATGTCACGGAGATGGCACAGGGCCATTTTCACATCTCTGTTGAGATGTGAAAATTGATGTGCAACACTGTTTCCCATAAAACCCAATGGGGCTTTAGAAGTGCTGCAAATAGGAATGGACAAAACTGCCAAAAGATATGTGTGTCAAGCTAAATATAGTTTTTGCACACACTTACAGTAACCATGTTTTATCTAATCACATTTTACCTTTCCACAGCCCTCGGATCCCCTCGTCCCTGGCTATGGTCTTGTAGGCGTCCATGGTGCTGCTATATCTCTTCACCGAGCCACCCTGAGGCAGGCGGATTTGCGCCTGGAATCGGACTTTCACCACATCGGTGGGTTGGGCCACGGCAACTGCCATGCCCCCTGTGGTGCAGCCTGCCAGAAGCCGGGACCCGATGCCGGCGCCTGTGACAGACAAGActtgaaagagtgagaaaagcttgGGCAAGTCGGCACAGAGTGTCCTGAAGCTG from the Nerophis lumbriciformis linkage group LG17, RoL_Nlum_v2.1, whole genome shotgun sequence genome contains:
- the LOC133614558 gene encoding dicarboxylate carrier UCP2-like, which translates into the protein MVCGGSSDLTPSVPIKIISAGLAGCVADLVTFPLDTTKVRLQIQGESKPLVKGQRATYRGVFGTIFTIVRTEGPRSLYNGLVAGLHRQMSFASVRVGLYDSMKDFYSRNSESAGIGSRLLAGCTTGGMAVAVAQPTDVVKVRFQAQIRLPQGGSVKRYSSTMDAYKTIARDEGIRGLWKGCLPNITRNAIVNCCEMVTYDIIKERILQYKLMTDNMPCHFTAAFAAGFCTTIVASPVDVIKTRYMNSVPGQYSGAINCAFTMLVKEGPLAFYKGFMASFLRLGSWNIVMFMSYEQIKRGRVWLVVSRSGDHWRPFWG